In Salvelinus sp. IW2-2015 linkage group LG23, ASM291031v2, whole genome shotgun sequence, a genomic segment contains:
- the LOC111950550 gene encoding odorant receptor 131-2-like, which produces MANVSGPLSLTHLQLQAMRLAITEERIFKMFLVLGTHVVFIYINLAMMFTLWSKPSFRHTARYILFAHMLFNDTIHLAITLALYMLGNXYLFVVRVACAFMVLLSSCTFTNGPLNLAVMSLERYTAVCFPLRHSELATPGRTQLAVGLVWALGVINVLIDVCALFLTEPSFFLSPALCTLEHLQTAGWQREKGVALNTLLFVTVTAVLVYTYVAILLEARSASSSEPGSAQRAMRTVLLHALQLGLSIMSFMYVVLESLLAKLPPAVYTQMRFINFMVVLILPRCLSSLIYGLRDEAFRSAFRQHLICCSVRRVEPPHRSLNTNI; this is translated from the coding sequence ATGGCCAACGTGTCTGGGCCTCTGAGTCTGACTCATCTGCAGCTGCAGGCCATGCGGCTGGCCATCACAGAGGAGCGTATCTTCAAGATGTTCCTGGTGCTGGGGACCCACGTGGTCTTTATCTACATCAACCTGGCCATGATGTTCACCCTGTGGAGCAAACCCTCATTCCGCCACACCGCACGCTACATCCTGTTTGCCCACATGCTGTTCAACGACACCATCCACCTGGCCATCACCCTGGCTCTCTACATGCTGGGGAACWTCTATCTGTTTGTGGTCCGCGTTGCCTGCGCCTTCATGGTGCTGCTGTCTTCCTGCACTTTCACCAATGGCCCCCTCAACCTGGCTGTTATGTCCCTGGAGAGGTACACAGCCGTCTGCTTCCCGCTGCGGCACAGTGAGCTGGCCACGCCCGGGAGGACCCAGCTGGCCGTGGGGCTGGTGTGGGCGCTGGGCGTCATCAACGTGCTAATCGATGTGTGTGCTCTCTTCCTCACAGAGCCGTCCTTCTTCTTGTCACCTGCGCTGTGTACCCTCGAGCATCTGCAGACAGCTGGATGGCAGCGGGAGAAGGGTGTGGCCCTGAATACACTGCTGTTTGTGACAGTAACAGCTGTGCTGGTTTACACCTACGTGGCCATCTTGCTGGAGGCCCGGTCCGCCTCATCCTCTGAACCTGGGTCGGCACAAAGGGCCATGCGTACCGTGCTGCTGCACGCGCTCCAGTTGGGCCTGTCCATCATGTCCTTCATGTATGTGGTGCTGGAGTCCCTGCTGGCCAAACTGCCCCCAGCCGTCTACACACAGATGCGCTTTATCAACTTCATGGTAGTGCTGATCCTTCCGCGCTGCCTGAGCTCCCTCATCTATGGCCTGAGGGACGAGGCCTTCAGATCAGCCTTCAGACAACACTTAATCTGCTGCTCTGTTAGGAGGGTGGAGCCCCCACACAGATCACTAAACACTAACATATAG